In Thermococcus camini, a genomic segment contains:
- a CDS encoding type II secretion system F family protein, giving the protein MGVIGVITNFLERLGGKTIEVAEKPVRKIPQGKSVQERLRALKELQKEIEAEKAEVETEKEMEEIIEWRKKEIQRPFSDRLADTMLRYFRGPIESMTSSFKGLDQDLYRASILTPPDRYVALILAVAIFAGIFGFIFAYLLYMPIETSALIGVLGFIGGFFYMRQYPKMVWKRRVAEVERSMPYALRHMASLLSAGVGISEAMLSVARADYGVISEEFELVLRDMRTGSSFEDALMKFDEKMGSENVSRVVKQILRAVKFGGNLSEILYKLAEDFAFEYRMKLVEYVQRVNGIAFIYMFLTIVMPTMFVVGILAGSVMARQLIMPPETLAVILLFAFPAISLIIINMIKKGEPR; this is encoded by the coding sequence GTGGGCGTCATTGGAGTCATCACGAACTTTTTGGAGCGCCTTGGCGGGAAGACAATAGAAGTAGCTGAGAAGCCCGTGAGAAAGATTCCCCAGGGCAAGAGCGTTCAGGAAAGGCTCAGGGCGTTGAAGGAACTCCAGAAGGAGATCGAGGCGGAGAAGGCCGAGGTCGAGACCGAAAAGGAGATGGAGGAGATAATCGAATGGAGGAAGAAAGAGATACAGCGCCCGTTCTCTGATAGGCTCGCCGATACCATGCTGCGCTATTTCAGGGGCCCGATCGAGTCCATGACATCCTCGTTTAAGGGCCTCGACCAGGATCTCTACCGGGCAAGCATACTTACCCCTCCAGACAGGTACGTCGCCCTGATACTGGCCGTTGCTATATTTGCGGGGATATTCGGCTTCATCTTCGCATACCTCCTTTACATGCCCATTGAAACATCCGCCCTGATAGGGGTTCTGGGATTCATTGGGGGCTTCTTCTACATGAGGCAGTATCCCAAGATGGTGTGGAAGCGCAGGGTTGCTGAGGTTGAGAGAAGCATGCCCTACGCCCTCCGACACATGGCTTCCCTCCTCAGCGCCGGCGTTGGTATCTCGGAGGCGATGCTCTCCGTGGCCCGTGCGGACTACGGCGTTATCTCCGAGGAGTTTGAGCTTGTGCTGAGGGACATGAGAACGGGTTCCTCCTTTGAGGATGCCCTCATGAAGTTTGACGAGAAGATGGGTTCGGAAAACGTCAGCAGGGTCGTCAAGCAGATACTGAGGGCGGTCAAATTCGGTGGAAACCTCTCAGAGATACTCTACAAACTGGCCGAGGACTTCGCCTTCGAGTACAGAATGAAGCTCGTGGAGTACGTTCAGAGGGTCAACGGTATAGCATTCATATACATGTTCCTCACGATCGTCATGCCCACAATGTTCGTGGTTGGAATCCTCGCCGGCTCTGTCATGGCAAGGCAGCTGATAATGCCCCCTGAGACACTGGCGGTAATCCTGCTGTTCGCGTTTCCCGCCATATCGCTGATAATAATCAACATGATCAAGAAGGGAGAGCCGAGGTGA
- a CDS encoding type II secretion system F family protein — protein MAGLSSVLVSIIERLVPSKWMKRYEVFIYSANINFLAAEYLVVSLLMGVIAGLLAYIASMWMYSLAAFLAVFLLMAFGYPYWRVSKRTEEMERMLPDAFFYLASSLRAGISFSEALEELTTAKFGPLTDEFRKTVAEIKKGRPTIDALKSFAIRNRKSTVIYRSMMIIIEALERGAPMSDVLVFVGNDVREILRIKQERKASTGMQVMFFIITSGVIGPLILGVVAQIMASMNVGDINLPVETVKNILLGFVVLQAIASGLGIGVIREGKYSAGLKYSLLLAVMGVIVYKGASGIGLAA, from the coding sequence ATGGCTGGACTTTCATCGGTATTGGTATCGATCATCGAGAGGCTGGTTCCATCCAAATGGATGAAACGGTACGAGGTCTTCATATACTCCGCGAACATAAACTTCTTGGCTGCGGAGTACCTCGTTGTCTCCCTTCTGATGGGAGTTATAGCTGGTCTCCTCGCGTACATAGCCTCCATGTGGATGTACTCTCTGGCGGCATTCCTGGCGGTGTTCCTGTTAATGGCCTTCGGCTATCCCTACTGGAGGGTCAGCAAGCGCACTGAAGAGATGGAGAGAATGCTGCCCGATGCGTTTTTCTACCTCGCGAGCTCTCTCAGGGCGGGTATATCCTTCTCCGAGGCCCTGGAGGAGCTGACCACGGCCAAGTTCGGACCGCTAACGGACGAGTTCAGAAAAACCGTTGCCGAGATAAAGAAGGGCCGCCCCACCATTGACGCCCTCAAATCCTTCGCCATCAGGAACAGGAAGTCCACGGTCATATATCGCTCAATGATGATTATCATTGAGGCCCTTGAGAGGGGTGCCCCGATGAGCGACGTTCTGGTCTTCGTTGGAAACGACGTCAGGGAGATACTGAGGATCAAGCAGGAGAGGAAAGCATCGACCGGAATGCAGGTGATGTTCTTCATAATCACGAGTGGCGTTATAGGTCCGCTGATCCTCGGTGTGGTTGCCCAAATCATGGCTTCGATGAACGTCGGGGACATAAACCTCCCAGTGGAGACCGTGAAGAACATACTCCTCGGGTTTGTCGTTCTCCAGGCCATAGCATCGGGCCTTGGAATCGGGGTCATAAGAGAAGGAAAGTACTCAGCAGGGCTGAAGTACAGCCTGCTGCTTGCCGTAATGGGTGTTATAGTTTACAAGGGTGCCTCAGGCATCGGACTCGCTGCCTGA
- a CDS encoding FKBP-type peptidyl-prolyl cis-trans isomerase → MKIEAGDFVVFHYIGRFENGEVFDTSYEDIARENEIYVEEREYGPLGVNVGVGEIIPGLDEALIGMEIGEKKTVTIPPEKAYGMPNPELIIDVPLTEFTNIGMEPVEGMYVMTDSGIAKIAKVGEESVSLDFNHPLAGKTLVFEVEIVDVEKAKEEPSGSESDA, encoded by the coding sequence ATGAAGATTGAAGCTGGAGATTTTGTGGTGTTCCACTACATAGGCAGGTTTGAGAACGGTGAAGTTTTTGACACGAGTTACGAGGATATCGCCAGAGAAAACGAGATATACGTCGAGGAGAGGGAGTACGGCCCGCTCGGCGTCAATGTCGGCGTGGGCGAGATAATTCCCGGCCTCGACGAGGCACTGATCGGGATGGAGATCGGTGAAAAGAAGACCGTCACGATTCCGCCGGAGAAGGCCTACGGTATGCCCAACCCGGAGCTGATCATAGACGTTCCCCTCACCGAGTTCACCAACATAGGGATGGAGCCGGTTGAGGGCATGTACGTCATGACCGACTCGGGGATAGCGAAGATAGCCAAAGTCGGGGAAGAGAGCGTCAGTCTCGACTTCAACCACCCGCTCGCAGGAAAGACCCTCGTGTTCGAGGTCGAGATAGTGGATGTAGAGAAAGCAAAAGAAGAGCCATCAGGCAGCGAGTCCGATGCCTGA
- a CDS encoding DUF2118 family protein, producing MEKMPRLYVEVPPEECIKDGKVTRDCVIIQGSVEVWLRKDEGVPTFVEAEGAKFLAKEVYDRFYLYVDGTEGRMLADAVLILPDGRTRIYLKKSDELLILPVEGYTKTIIANVGNRVRRGDAFAAVTTKKGEVHYLKPPKTGTVVFIDEITNRPHYVYYILPEE from the coding sequence ATGGAGAAGATGCCGAGGCTCTACGTGGAGGTTCCTCCGGAGGAGTGCATCAAAGATGGAAAGGTAACCAGGGACTGTGTGATAATCCAGGGAAGCGTTGAGGTCTGGCTGAGAAAGGATGAAGGGGTTCCCACCTTCGTTGAGGCAGAGGGAGCGAAGTTCCTGGCGAAGGAGGTCTACGACCGCTTTTATCTATACGTGGACGGAACGGAGGGAAGGATGCTCGCCGACGCGGTACTAATCCTCCCCGACGGGAGAACCAGGATATACCTGAAGAAGAGCGACGAACTGCTCATCCTCCCCGTGGAGGGCTATACAAAGACCATCATAGCCAACGTCGGCAACCGAGTGAGGAGAGGGGACGCCTTCGCCGCGGTGACGACGAAGAAAGGGGAAGTCCACTACCTCAAGCCACCGAAGACCGGAACGGTGGTCTTCATCGACGAGATAACCAACAGGCCGCACTACGTGTACTACATCCTGCCCGAGGAGTGA
- a CDS encoding DUF4129 domain-containing protein gives MSIRVKFAALYALLFTLMTLMMGYSVKNSELQRSEASSFGVLLLAIVAVSLLVIFLVLLSWRDLSPGKKKYPVNVRSYLMAWAFAIAGTAGIIYYLERTRVASVPSNLTFNRSFNNTTAGVATPPAPVYHNDTVSAAPSSGVPSSYVLYGAALLFLAGLSYFAVIYYREALRRRKLKEMRLKAELFDRKVEELGLDMFSDPREAVVGIYKNAVLWLEILGVPYQESWTHWEHAERVQIFREPFRGITELFEKAKYAPEKVTWEDAEKVLELYRKMRGAVDEVS, from the coding sequence ATGTCCATCAGGGTAAAATTCGCGGCACTCTACGCCCTGCTCTTCACATTGATGACCCTTATGATGGGCTACAGCGTTAAAAACTCCGAACTTCAGAGGAGCGAGGCTTCATCCTTCGGCGTTCTGCTGCTTGCTATCGTTGCCGTTTCCCTGCTGGTCATCTTTCTCGTTCTCCTGAGCTGGAGGGACCTTTCGCCAGGCAAGAAAAAGTATCCCGTTAACGTCAGGTCCTACCTTATGGCCTGGGCGTTCGCGATAGCAGGCACGGCGGGGATAATCTACTACCTGGAAAGAACCCGCGTGGCTAGTGTGCCTTCCAACCTCACGTTCAACCGCTCCTTCAACAATACGACCGCCGGTGTTGCCACTCCCCCCGCCCCGGTTTACCACAACGACACAGTTTCAGCCGCCCCTTCCTCGGGGGTTCCCTCGAGCTACGTTCTCTACGGCGCGGCGCTTCTGTTCCTCGCGGGTCTGTCCTACTTTGCCGTGATCTACTACCGCGAGGCCCTCCGGAGGAGGAAGCTCAAGGAGATGAGGCTTAAGGCGGAGCTTTTTGACAGGAAGGTGGAGGAGCTGGGCCTGGATATGTTCAGCGACCCCAGGGAGGCGGTTGTCGGGATATACAAGAACGCCGTCCTCTGGCTCGAAATACTCGGCGTTCCCTATCAGGAGAGCTGGACCCACTGGGAGCACGCTGAGAGGGTTCAAATTTTCAGGGAGCCCTTCAGGGGCATAACGGAGCTCTTTGAGAAGGCAAAGTACGCCCCGGAGAAGGTCACGTGGGAGGATGCGGAGAAGGTGCTTGAACTCTACAGGAAGATGAGGGGTGCTGTGGATGAAGTTTCATAA
- a CDS encoding AAA family ATPase: MKVEEIHEKGNAVLGEVRKAIVGKDEVLRLILTTILADGHILLEDLPGLAKTLMAKSFAKALGVQFTRVQFTPDLLPSDILGVSVFNQKTLEFEFRKGPVFTNVLLADEINRAPPKTQSALLEAMQERQVTVEGNTYSLSKPFIVIATQNPIEQEGTYPLPEAQLDRFLVRLRVGYPSKAEEIEILRRRMARKKEEPDVQTVLSAEEVVEMQRAIEEVYVSDAILEYITDIVTATREDKREIEIGASPRGSLALLKLSRAYAALNGRDYVIPDDVKAVAVPALSHRLILKRELWYTKVSQESIMGKLLERVPVPKFE, encoded by the coding sequence ATGAAGGTGGAGGAGATACACGAGAAGGGTAACGCCGTCCTTGGAGAGGTAAGGAAGGCGATAGTTGGAAAGGACGAGGTGCTGAGGCTTATCCTGACCACGATACTCGCCGACGGCCACATTCTGCTGGAGGACCTGCCGGGGCTTGCCAAGACCCTGATGGCCAAGAGCTTCGCAAAGGCATTGGGCGTCCAGTTCACCCGCGTCCAGTTCACGCCTGACCTTCTGCCGAGCGACATACTCGGCGTTTCGGTCTTCAACCAGAAGACGCTCGAGTTCGAGTTCAGGAAGGGGCCTGTCTTCACGAACGTCCTTCTGGCGGACGAGATAAACCGCGCCCCGCCGAAGACACAGAGCGCGCTACTTGAGGCCATGCAGGAAAGGCAGGTTACCGTTGAGGGGAACACCTACTCACTGTCCAAGCCCTTCATCGTCATAGCGACTCAGAACCCGATAGAGCAGGAGGGAACCTACCCGCTCCCGGAGGCCCAGCTCGACAGGTTCCTCGTCAGGCTTCGCGTTGGTTACCCCTCCAAGGCGGAGGAGATAGAGATACTCCGCAGGAGAATGGCCAGGAAGAAGGAGGAACCGGACGTCCAGACGGTTCTAAGCGCGGAGGAAGTGGTTGAGATGCAGAGGGCTATCGAGGAGGTCTACGTCAGCGACGCCATACTGGAGTACATAACCGACATCGTCACCGCCACGAGAGAGGACAAGAGGGAGATAGAGATAGGTGCCTCCCCTAGGGGAAGCCTGGCCCTTCTTAAGCTCTCCAGGGCCTACGCCGCCCTCAACGGCAGGGACTACGTGATTCCCGACGACGTGAAGGCCGTTGCAGTCCCGGCACTGAGCCACAGGCTCATCCTAAAGCGCGAGCTGTGGTACACCAAGGTGAGCCAGGAGAGCATAATGGGAAAGCTCCTCGAACGCGTTCCGGTCCCTAAATTCGAGTGA
- a CDS encoding DUF58 domain-containing protein: MQPVPRALTPVELANEPAEDAGLDGRMVPTEKAEELFLALWLLVLIAFLLLRWELVYLLLPALWLVFVAVFFFKPKMVVELERVVPHNRFLEGTEIEIVLKIRAGERIPSLKVREDLPEGLELIDGRTEWVLSLRKGELKELRYRVRVKRGIHEFSWVELSYRDPFGFFHFTKKFDLYTELIGVPIIEDVPTPYSTRGTKITVGSLPSPRVGEGVEFHAIREYQPGDPLKIINWKATARTGRIMANEYESERKVDVIFIVDASYTGEPVFDNLIRAAASLMLNALNSGTSFGLLLAEEVPLWVRPDYGKRHFFKCIDFLSTARPDRNNMIAYQVEHLIRSHFPPRAQLVYFSPLLTEESREALRIMSSFGYNVVVISPDPYTAVEPKSREEELALRLLSLRRRAILMKMAGYGRIIDWDVRKPLKAAIAEVIQVWG, encoded by the coding sequence GTGCAGCCGGTTCCAAGAGCTCTAACACCAGTTGAACTTGCGAATGAGCCTGCTGAGGACGCTGGGCTAGATGGGAGAATGGTCCCAACGGAGAAGGCGGAAGAGCTTTTCCTCGCCCTCTGGCTCCTGGTTCTCATCGCCTTCCTCCTGCTCCGCTGGGAGCTGGTTTACCTCCTCCTTCCGGCCCTGTGGCTCGTCTTCGTCGCGGTGTTCTTCTTCAAGCCCAAGATGGTGGTGGAGCTGGAGCGGGTCGTCCCCCACAACCGCTTCCTGGAGGGCACTGAGATTGAGATAGTGCTCAAAATACGGGCCGGTGAGAGGATTCCAAGCCTAAAGGTGAGGGAGGACCTCCCCGAGGGGCTTGAGCTGATAGACGGAAGAACCGAGTGGGTGCTGTCCCTGAGGAAAGGCGAGCTGAAGGAACTTCGCTACCGCGTCCGCGTTAAGCGGGGAATCCACGAGTTCAGCTGGGTCGAGCTGAGCTACCGCGACCCCTTCGGCTTCTTCCACTTCACGAAGAAGTTCGACCTCTACACCGAGCTCATAGGCGTTCCCATAATAGAGGACGTCCCCACGCCCTACTCCACGAGGGGAACCAAGATAACCGTCGGTTCCCTGCCCAGTCCAAGGGTCGGTGAGGGCGTGGAGTTCCACGCTATCAGGGAGTACCAGCCTGGGGACCCGCTCAAGATAATCAACTGGAAGGCCACCGCCAGAACCGGCAGGATAATGGCCAACGAGTACGAGAGCGAGCGCAAGGTGGACGTTATCTTCATCGTCGATGCCTCCTACACCGGGGAGCCGGTCTTCGACAACCTCATTCGAGCCGCCGCTTCGCTCATGCTCAATGCCCTCAACAGCGGAACCAGCTTCGGTCTTCTCCTTGCAGAGGAGGTTCCCCTCTGGGTCCGCCCGGACTACGGCAAGAGGCACTTCTTCAAGTGCATCGACTTCCTCAGCACGGCCAGGCCCGACAGGAACAACATGATAGCCTACCAGGTTGAGCACCTGATACGCTCCCACTTCCCGCCGAGGGCGCAGCTGGTCTACTTTTCCCCACTCCTTACTGAGGAGAGCAGGGAAGCGCTCAGGATAATGTCATCCTTCGGCTACAACGTCGTCGTTATAAGCCCCGATCCATACACCGCAGTTGAGCCAAAGAGTCGCGAGGAGGAGCTGGCGCTGAGGCTCCTAAGTCTCCGGAGAAGGGCGATTTTAATGAAGATGGCGGGCTACGGGAGGATAATCGACTGGGACGTCAGGAAACCTCTCAAGGCCGCGATAGCGGAGGTGATTCAGGTATGGGGATAA
- a CDS encoding carbohydrate kinase family protein, with amino-acid sequence MKFDLVVLGHVSIDHIIFPGRDELLLPGGAAAAVATSAALAGAKVGLVTRVGEDFPGEWMKKLASILDVQGVQVLPGKTIHIYMIYHEDGSVDAPVEMGVARRMGETPIPEGYMGAELFHIAPIPPAEQLKALKRLEGKRISLDFNPTYMKEYREKSDLMMEIVSRTDVVFPNEREALVMTRAESVEEAAATLHEWGAGIVVVTRGERGVLIYDGKFRKFPALPINENEIVDPTGAGDAFAGGFLAGYARGEPLETCVKLGLERAREVLKKKGSWSV; translated from the coding sequence ATGAAGTTCGACCTGGTTGTCCTGGGACACGTTTCCATTGACCACATCATATTCCCCGGAAGGGATGAGCTACTCCTGCCCGGCGGAGCGGCGGCTGCTGTTGCCACCTCCGCCGCCCTGGCCGGCGCAAAAGTGGGCCTTGTGACCAGAGTTGGGGAGGATTTTCCTGGAGAATGGATGAAAAAGCTGGCCTCCATCCTCGATGTGCAAGGTGTCCAGGTGTTGCCGGGGAAGACCATCCACATCTACATGATTTACCACGAGGACGGGAGCGTGGATGCCCCCGTGGAGATGGGCGTCGCCCGGAGGATGGGCGAGACCCCGATTCCCGAAGGATACATGGGAGCGGAGCTGTTTCACATCGCACCCATTCCGCCGGCGGAGCAGCTTAAAGCCCTGAAGAGGCTCGAGGGGAAGAGGATAAGCCTCGACTTCAACCCCACCTACATGAAGGAGTACCGGGAAAAGAGCGACCTCATGATGGAAATTGTCTCGAGGACGGACGTTGTCTTCCCAAACGAGAGAGAAGCGCTCGTCATGACCCGCGCGGAGAGTGTCGAGGAGGCCGCGGCGACTCTCCACGAATGGGGCGCCGGAATCGTGGTTGTAACCCGCGGCGAGAGGGGGGTTCTCATCTACGATGGGAAGTTCAGGAAGTTTCCGGCGCTCCCCATAAATGAAAACGAAATCGTGGACCCCACGGGCGCCGGAGACGCCTTTGCCGGCGGCTTTCTGGCCGGCTACGCCAGGGGAGAGCCCCTTGAGACCTGCGTAAAACTCGGACTGGAGCGGGCGAGGGAGGTTCTGAAGAAAAAGGGAAGTTGGAGCGTCTAA